One Brevibacillus choshinensis genomic window carries:
- a CDS encoding ASCH domain-containing protein, translating into MQNQMGSDALPPKTCTIDRLITVKPDIEKVLSGQKTATRRNGRYADVGEIMTLDGHEFAIDKVYSQSLGELTDDHAKQEGYSNVEEYKQSILSYHPGMPWLPQMRVWVHEFSPHKKK; encoded by the coding sequence ATGCAAAATCAAATGGGCTCTGACGCTTTGCCGCCAAAAACCTGTACAATCGATCGTTTAATTACGGTGAAGCCGGATATCGAGAAAGTATTGTCAGGACAAAAAACAGCGACTCGGCGCAATGGACGCTACGCAGATGTTGGTGAAATCATGACGCTCGATGGCCACGAATTTGCAATAGACAAGGTTTATTCACAGTCGCTCGGGGAATTAACGGATGATCATGCCAAGCAAGAGGGTTATTCAAATGTAGAGGAATATAAGCAATCCATTCTATCATATCATCCAGGGATGCCTTGGCTGCCGCAAATGCGAGTGTGGGTCCATGAATTTAGCCCGCACAAGAAAAAATAA
- a CDS encoding DUF2269 family protein, whose product MSILLYKTILYLHILSAMMSIGPFFVLLPMMKRLREADLTKQQAYLDTFRSTTRLAKHAGHVLVITGVLLVMGGYWSWKSSWIVMTVLILVSSLYFLARAFSPKIRKFNEPDQDKDKLVQSLTRSIWIYLFLLLAMLWFMVVKPEVW is encoded by the coding sequence GTGAGCATTTTATTATATAAGACGATTCTTTATCTACATATTCTCAGTGCTATGATGTCCATTGGCCCGTTTTTTGTTCTGCTACCCATGATGAAAAGATTGCGAGAGGCTGACCTCACCAAACAACAAGCCTATCTGGATACATTCAGGTCTACCACACGTTTGGCAAAGCATGCCGGTCATGTTTTGGTCATAACCGGGGTATTGCTTGTCATGGGTGGGTATTGGTCATGGAAGTCGTCCTGGATCGTGATGACCGTATTGATCTTGGTAAGCTCCTTGTATTTCCTGGCGCGCGCATTTTCGCCGAAGATACGGAAGTTTAATGAACCTGACCAGGACAAGGATAAATTGGTGCAGTCGCTTACTCGTTCGATCTGGATCTATTTGTTTCTTTTGCTGGCCATGTTATGGTTCATGGTGGTGAAGCCTGAGGTATGGTAG
- a CDS encoding aldo/keto reductase, whose amino-acid sequence MMKQTRIGKTDLVVNPIGLGTSAVGGHNIFPNVNEEVGKDLVRAAINSGVNFLDTAFFYGTGRSEELIGEVIKEAGKRHELILATKGGLTLVDNDVAMDNSPAFLKQAVEDSLKRLQTDYIDLFYIHVPDQDTPKDEAVGVLKQLKDEGKIRAIGVSNFSLEQLKEANKDGYVDVLQGNYHLLQREAEQEFFPYTTENNISFIPYFPLASGLLAGKYNKDMTFNDLRKDMPHFQGDKFKRNLEKVEQLRKIANEKNTGVAHVVLAWYLAHDSIDVVIPGAKRAEQMLDNLKAADVHLTEEEINEIDRIFK is encoded by the coding sequence ATGATGAAACAAACACGTATTGGTAAAACCGATTTAGTCGTCAATCCAATCGGACTTGGAACAAGCGCTGTAGGTGGGCATAATATTTTTCCTAATGTAAATGAAGAAGTAGGAAAAGATTTGGTGCGGGCTGCGATCAACAGTGGAGTGAATTTTTTAGATACAGCGTTTTTTTATGGAACAGGACGTTCAGAGGAGCTAATAGGTGAAGTGATAAAAGAAGCAGGAAAGCGTCATGAACTCATCCTTGCAACAAAAGGCGGCCTTACGCTTGTCGATAATGATGTTGCCATGGATAATTCGCCAGCTTTTTTAAAACAAGCCGTTGAAGATAGCTTGAAAAGACTACAAACAGATTACATAGATTTATTTTATATTCATGTTCCAGATCAGGATACGCCAAAAGATGAGGCGGTTGGAGTCTTAAAACAGCTAAAGGACGAAGGTAAAATTAGAGCAATTGGCGTTTCTAACTTCTCTCTTGAACAATTGAAAGAAGCAAATAAGGATGGTTATGTCGACGTATTACAGGGAAACTACCATTTGCTGCAGCGTGAAGCGGAACAAGAATTCTTCCCCTATACGACAGAGAATAATATCTCGTTTATTCCATACTTTCCACTAGCATCAGGCTTGCTGGCCGGTAAATACAATAAGGATATGACATTCAATGATCTACGCAAAGATATGCCTCACTTCCAGGGGGATAAATTTAAAAGAAATCTAGAAAAGGTAGAGCAGCTCCGTAAAATTGCAAATGAAAAAAATACCGGAGTTGCTCATGTAGTCCTTGCTTGGTATTTAGCACATGATTCAATTGATGTCGTCATTCCTGGAGCAAAAAGAGCAGAGCAAATGCTGGATAATTTAAAAGCAGCAGACGTCCACCTGACAGAAGAAGAAATCAATGAAATTGATCGTATTTTTAAATAG
- a CDS encoding DUF3231 family protein codes for MNILESAIDTFKTMTDQDEDQPLHVGEVMGCWIYLTGLELAKATVQAAINTTTDHELKELLEEDLALGTSQRKRLYEFMIKEGISLPPASEDVPSSDPKAIPLGAKLSDDVLANELSLKIYSLIIRAAGIAAESIRVDVGMLFTQFQAEKIAFAVKLKHSMRKRGWIRIPPFYIPPGSTQPVS; via the coding sequence ATGAATATTTTGGAATCCGCAATAGATACCTTTAAAACAATGACAGATCAAGATGAAGACCAACCTCTTCACGTTGGGGAAGTGATGGGATGCTGGATATACTTGACTGGCCTTGAATTAGCTAAAGCAACCGTTCAAGCAGCAATTAACACTACAACCGACCACGAGTTAAAAGAATTGCTTGAAGAAGACTTAGCGCTCGGAACCAGCCAACGAAAAAGACTTTATGAATTTATGATTAAGGAAGGGATTTCCTTACCGCCGGCTTCTGAAGACGTCCCTTCCTCAGACCCTAAAGCTATCCCGCTCGGAGCCAAATTATCGGATGATGTACTGGCGAATGAATTATCGTTGAAAATATATAGTTTAATAATTCGAGCAGCTGGGATTGCCGCCGAATCGATCCGAGTAGACGTCGGTATGCTATTCACTCAGTTCCAAGCCGAAAAAATAGCCTTTGCTGTTAAATTGAAACACTCGATGCGAAAACGTGGCTGGATTAGAATACCTCCTTTCTACATTCCACCTGGCTCTACACAACCGGTTAGTTAA
- a CDS encoding 3-hydroxyacyl-CoA dehydrogenase → MEIRDAVAIVTGGASGLGEATARNLALHGGKVAILDMAQEKGHALAEELGAESAMFIQTDVTNEGSVREAIDQATGNFGTIHAAINCAGIGTAQKTLSRGGPHPLESFSKVIQVNLIGTFNVIRLAVEQMAGNEPNKHGERGVIINASSIAAFDGQVGQVAYSASKGGIVGMTLPLARDLAPYGIRVMTIAPGLFDTPMFDRLPRTAKEALGATIPFPPRLGQPTEFAMLVQSIMQNIMLNGETIRLDGAIRMQPK, encoded by the coding sequence GTGGAGATTCGAGATGCGGTAGCCATTGTTACGGGAGGGGCCTCCGGTCTGGGAGAAGCAACTGCGAGGAATCTGGCCCTGCACGGGGGGAAAGTCGCCATTCTGGACATGGCGCAGGAAAAGGGGCATGCTTTGGCAGAGGAGCTGGGAGCAGAAAGCGCCATGTTCATTCAAACAGACGTAACCAATGAAGGGAGCGTCCGGGAAGCCATCGATCAAGCAACCGGCAATTTCGGCACGATTCATGCCGCCATAAACTGTGCCGGGATCGGGACAGCGCAAAAAACGCTGTCACGTGGCGGCCCCCATCCTTTGGAATCATTCTCCAAGGTTATCCAGGTCAATCTGATCGGCACGTTCAACGTGATTCGTCTGGCAGTCGAGCAGATGGCAGGAAATGAGCCGAACAAACACGGAGAGCGGGGAGTGATCATTAATGCATCGTCCATCGCTGCTTTCGACGGACAGGTCGGGCAGGTAGCCTACAGTGCTTCCAAGGGAGGAATCGTCGGGATGACGCTGCCCCTTGCACGCGATCTGGCTCCGTACGGCATCCGCGTCATGACCATCGCACCGGGTTTGTTTGACACCCCGATGTTTGACAGACTCCCTCGCACGGCAAAGGAAGCACTCGGCGCCACCATCCCGTTCCCGCCGCGTCTGGGCCAACCAACGGAGTTTGCCATGCTCGTGCAAAGCATCATGCAAAATATCATGCTCAATGGCGAGACGATCCGCCTGGACGGCGCCATTCGGATGCAGCCGAAATAA
- a CDS encoding SAM-dependent methyltransferase translates to MDRNKFSAIAHRDHVFYNPISEAKMNQVLEHIPLQPNDPVVDIGAGTCELLIRLAESRGISGTAIELYEEAIEAARRRAGGRITEGQIEFLAADAQVALGACEQQPFSLGICVGSTHALGGFVPTLKALQKCVKKDGYILIGEGYWKQKPSEDYLQALGGAEESELQSHYDNVRIAEELGLVTLWSSVASEEDWDQYEWLYSMSVENYCQENPQDPDCEAYLQRIRAWRHTYLKWGRDTLGFGLYLFRR, encoded by the coding sequence ATGGACAGAAACAAATTTTCAGCCATCGCCCACCGCGATCACGTTTTTTATAACCCGATATCCGAAGCGAAAATGAACCAGGTATTGGAGCATATACCTTTGCAGCCAAATGATCCCGTCGTGGATATTGGAGCAGGAACATGCGAGCTGTTGATTCGCTTGGCTGAATCCAGAGGGATCAGTGGAACCGCGATTGAGCTGTACGAGGAAGCCATCGAAGCAGCAAGGCGGCGTGCAGGGGGCCGTATCACGGAAGGTCAGATCGAATTTCTTGCGGCAGATGCGCAAGTCGCTCTTGGCGCATGCGAGCAACAACCGTTTTCGCTGGGGATTTGCGTGGGCTCGACGCATGCACTGGGAGGATTCGTCCCTACGCTGAAGGCTTTGCAGAAATGCGTGAAAAAGGACGGCTACATCCTGATCGGCGAAGGCTACTGGAAGCAAAAACCGAGCGAAGACTATCTCCAAGCACTGGGAGGCGCAGAGGAGTCCGAGCTGCAAAGCCATTACGATAATGTCCGGATTGCGGAGGAGTTAGGGCTGGTCACACTGTGGTCGAGCGTCGCAAGCGAGGAAGACTGGGATCAGTACGAGTGGCTTTACTCGATGTCGGTCGAAAACTACTGCCAGGAAAACCCCCAAGATCCCGACTGCGAAGCCTATTTGCAAAGGATTCGCGCATGGCGTCACACGTATCTGAAATGGGGAAGAGATACTCTTGGCTTTGGATTGTATCTTTTTAGGAGATAA
- a CDS encoding ABC transporter ATP-binding protein, whose product MTTILQIDGLRKEYRKSVGLVGRLLGQSSTSLYAVEDVSFSLRAGETLGLVGESGCGKSTLSRTIMRLYEPTDGKITFLGEDVTASDGKSLRRIRKNMQMVFQDPYSSLNPRMTVREMLAETIRFHQICGTEQELDDYIAYLLDRVGLHVKDADKYPKAFSGGQRQRICIARAIAVRPKLLIADEPVSALDVSVQAHILNLLEDLKKEFQLSLIFISHDLSVVKYISDRVAVMYLGRIVEMGTTQEIFHNPVHPYTRALLSAVPRLDLCKREKIDLEGDPPSPYERHKGCPFVSRCPQRMPHCEREIPPFAQAGETHQIRCHLA is encoded by the coding sequence ATGACGACCATTTTACAGATCGATGGATTACGCAAAGAATACCGCAAATCGGTGGGCTTGGTAGGGAGGCTGCTGGGGCAGAGCAGCACGTCACTCTATGCGGTAGAGGATGTGTCGTTTTCGCTGCGAGCGGGGGAGACGCTGGGGCTGGTCGGTGAGAGTGGATGTGGGAAAAGTACATTGAGCCGGACCATTATGCGGCTCTACGAACCAACGGACGGGAAAATCACGTTTCTGGGAGAAGACGTCACAGCGAGCGACGGCAAGTCTCTTCGCAGGATACGGAAGAATATGCAGATGGTGTTTCAAGATCCGTATTCTTCTCTCAATCCGCGAATGACGGTTAGAGAGATGCTGGCGGAGACAATCCGGTTCCATCAGATCTGCGGGACTGAGCAGGAGCTAGACGATTATATTGCCTACTTGCTTGATCGGGTCGGGCTGCACGTCAAGGATGCCGACAAATATCCCAAAGCATTCAGCGGTGGACAGAGACAGCGCATCTGTATTGCCCGTGCCATTGCCGTTCGCCCAAAGCTGTTGATCGCTGATGAGCCAGTCAGCGCTCTCGATGTCTCGGTTCAGGCTCACATTTTAAATCTGCTGGAAGACTTAAAAAAGGAATTTCAGCTTTCTTTGATCTTCATCTCGCATGATCTCTCTGTGGTGAAGTACATTTCGGATCGGGTGGCTGTCATGTATTTGGGCAGGATCGTGGAAATGGGAACGACGCAGGAGATCTTTCATAACCCTGTTCATCCATATACAAGGGCGTTGCTGTCGGCCGTACCAAGGCTAGACCTTTGCAAGCGGGAAAAGATAGATTTGGAGGGTGATCCCCCGAGTCCGTATGAACGGCACAAAGGCTGTCCGTTCGTATCGCGTTGCCCACAGCGCATGCCGCATTGTGAAAGGGAAATACCACCGTTTGCCCAGGCAGGGGAGACGCATCAAATACGGTGCCATTTAGCCTGA
- a CDS encoding ABC transporter ATP-binding protein: MKPILEVDSLEVILQTKQRTIHAVNDVTFHVNQGETVGLVGESGSGKSITCRSILQLLPSPQGKVVKGSIRFAGTDLLSYSQKQMQQVRGKEIGMVLQDPMSSLDPVYRVGDQLVETLRTHQKFSKKDAWNKAVELLRLVGIPSPEKRVYDYPHQMSGGMRQRVMIALAICCDPQLLLADEPTTALDVTVQDQVLGLMKNIQSRLGMGILIVTHNLGVVAEMCDRVVVLYAGKVMETATTADLFQSPRHAYTLGLIRSVPRIESTEKLEGIPGTLPDMSQVVEGCPFRERCSFATEECSRREHTQLREAAAGHLTACFHHERVCAQA, translated from the coding sequence ATGAAGCCAATACTCGAAGTGGATTCTTTGGAGGTCATCCTCCAAACAAAGCAGCGGACCATCCATGCTGTCAATGATGTCACCTTTCACGTCAATCAGGGGGAAACAGTGGGATTAGTGGGAGAAAGCGGAAGTGGGAAAAGCATCACCTGCCGTTCGATCCTGCAGCTGCTGCCTTCTCCGCAGGGGAAGGTGGTAAAAGGATCCATCCGCTTTGCAGGAACGGATTTGCTGAGCTATTCCCAAAAGCAGATGCAGCAAGTCAGAGGTAAAGAGATCGGGATGGTGCTGCAGGATCCGATGAGCTCGCTCGACCCGGTCTATCGGGTAGGGGATCAGCTGGTGGAGACGCTGAGGACCCATCAAAAGTTCAGCAAAAAAGACGCGTGGAACAAAGCGGTGGAGCTGCTTCGCCTGGTAGGCATTCCTTCGCCGGAAAAGCGTGTTTACGATTATCCCCATCAAATGAGCGGGGGGATGCGGCAGCGGGTGATGATTGCGCTGGCCATATGCTGTGATCCACAGCTCTTGCTTGCCGATGAGCCGACCACTGCCCTCGATGTAACCGTTCAGGATCAAGTGCTCGGGCTGATGAAAAACATCCAGTCACGCCTTGGCATGGGAATATTGATCGTCACGCACAATCTTGGCGTAGTGGCTGAAATGTGTGACCGCGTCGTTGTCCTTTATGCCGGAAAAGTCATGGAAACCGCGACGACTGCTGACTTGTTTCAATCGCCCCGGCATGCCTATACGCTCGGTCTGATTCGCTCGGTGCCGCGCATTGAATCTACTGAAAAACTGGAAGGGATACCCGGGACGCTCCCTGATATGTCGCAAGTGGTGGAAGGCTGCCCTTTCCGGGAGCGGTGTTCCTTTGCTACGGAAGAGTGTTCCCGTCGTGAACATACGCAATTGAGGGAAGCTGCCGCAGGTCATTTGACGGCCTGCTTTCATCATGAAAGGGTGTGTGCGCAGGCATGA
- a CDS encoding ABC transporter permease, which translates to MAQIQQTAVKKPVRAYRLRFSWLAVNTKIGIGLALVLIVILLSICAPWLTPYDPNSNDLTNVLQKPSAQHWFGTDNFGRDIFTRMLYAGRIDLQIGVIAAIVPLIVGTVIGLLAGYFGGWFNMLTMRLVDVVISFPFMVLIIAIISILGPGLTNMYIAIFIVGWSAYARIVRGEVLVVKQQEYILAARSIGYGHGRIIFRHILPNVISPAIVFAMSDVVLCILLGASLSFLGLGVQPPEAEWGSMIAEGRSYIINAWWISTLPGLGIIVTGLGFSLLGDGLAEKIENQ; encoded by the coding sequence ATGGCACAAATACAGCAAACAGCGGTGAAAAAGCCGGTGAGGGCCTATCGACTCAGATTTTCTTGGCTTGCTGTGAATACGAAAATCGGCATAGGGCTGGCACTGGTGCTCATCGTCATCCTCCTCTCAATATGCGCGCCGTGGCTGACACCGTACGACCCCAATAGCAATGACCTGACGAATGTCCTGCAGAAGCCGAGCGCCCAGCATTGGTTTGGCACAGATAACTTCGGGCGTGATATCTTTACCCGCATGCTCTACGCGGGGCGGATTGATTTGCAAATCGGTGTGATAGCCGCGATTGTTCCTTTGATTGTCGGTACGGTAATCGGCCTGCTCGCAGGGTATTTCGGCGGATGGTTCAATATGCTGACCATGCGGCTCGTGGATGTCGTCATCAGCTTTCCGTTTATGGTGCTGATCATTGCCATCATTTCAATTCTCGGGCCGGGTCTGACGAATATGTACATCGCGATCTTTATCGTCGGGTGGAGTGCGTACGCGCGTATTGTCCGCGGTGAGGTATTGGTAGTGAAGCAGCAGGAGTATATTCTCGCCGCACGCAGTATCGGCTATGGGCACGGCAGGATCATTTTCCGGCACATCCTGCCGAATGTCATCTCGCCGGCGATTGTTTTTGCCATGTCTGACGTCGTGCTATGCATTTTACTCGGGGCTTCCCTCAGCTTTTTAGGTCTGGGCGTACAGCCGCCTGAGGCAGAATGGGGCTCGATGATTGCGGAGGGACGCAGTTATATCATCAACGCTTGGTGGATCTCGACGCTGCCCGGTTTGGGGATCATCGTGACTGGTCTGGGCTTTAGCCTGCTAGGAGATGGCCTGGCGGAAAAAATCGAGAATCAATAA
- a CDS encoding ABC transporter permease: protein MILRVHFVLQRLIQLIPVVFGISVVSFLIIHLIPGDPATIMLGSRATPENVRQITAQMGLDKPLYDQYLIFVKNMVQGDLGTSILLKKSVNTLIGERLGTTFFLVIYASVLSLLASIPIALWSAMRKDSVLDNGFRTLSIIGLAMPSFWIGILLMLLLSIKVKLFPVSGYGKNFFAHIYYLFLPALTIACSLAPVLIRPLRSKIINVFSSEYIEAARARGLGENKIIINHVLRNAISGTVTILGVNIGWLLGGSIVIETVFSVPGLGQLLINSILSRDYPIIQGLVLVFAILVIVVNLLTDLCYAILDPRVDLE, encoded by the coding sequence GTGATCTTACGCGTACACTTTGTCCTCCAACGCTTGATCCAGCTGATTCCGGTTGTATTCGGGATCTCGGTCGTCTCATTTCTGATCATCCATCTCATCCCTGGGGACCCGGCTACGATCATGCTGGGTTCTCGGGCCACTCCTGAAAATGTCCGGCAGATCACGGCACAGATGGGGCTGGACAAGCCTTTGTACGATCAATATTTGATCTTTGTGAAAAATATGGTGCAAGGTGACTTGGGGACGTCCATCCTGCTGAAGAAATCCGTCAACACGCTGATCGGAGAACGCTTGGGAACGACGTTTTTCCTCGTGATTTACGCTTCCGTCCTCAGTCTCTTGGCGAGCATCCCGATCGCCCTATGGTCCGCGATGCGAAAGGATTCAGTCCTAGACAACGGATTTCGAACGCTCTCCATCATCGGGTTGGCCATGCCATCCTTTTGGATCGGCATTTTGCTGATGCTGCTGCTCAGCATCAAAGTAAAGCTTTTCCCTGTTTCCGGATACGGAAAGAACTTTTTTGCCCACATCTACTACTTGTTTTTGCCCGCGCTGACGATTGCCTGTTCTTTGGCACCCGTGCTCATCCGACCCTTGCGAAGCAAAATCATCAACGTGTTTTCCTCGGAGTATATCGAGGCGGCTAGAGCGAGAGGGCTTGGCGAGAATAAAATCATCATCAACCACGTCCTTCGCAATGCAATCAGCGGTACGGTGACCATCCTCGGCGTCAATATTGGCTGGCTGCTGGGAGGCTCGATCGTGATCGAGACGGTCTTCTCGGTGCCAGGTCTCGGGCAGTTGCTGATCAATTCGATCTTGTCGAGGGATTATCCGATCATTCAGGGCTTGGTGCTCGTTTTTGCGATTCTTGTCATCGTGGTCAATCTGCTGACGGATTTGTGCTATGCGATACTCGATCCGCGCGTTGATCTGGAATAG
- a CDS encoding ABC transporter substrate-binding protein — protein MVRTPHYVKKGFLSVIAFLLVLGTVACSSTQETSQGNASNPTGTTAQPAATPAPSNASDDNTPKPGGILKLARAQDLSNLDPIVPGDNMTIWTLLLMYDQLVRVSADGNGIEPALATDWKISDDKKTYTFNLRKDVKFHDGSIMTPADVKFSLDRARGEGSNWSWIYTGIESVEVSGENQVTIKTKTPYAPLLSSLALFSSSIVSEKAVKEKGKEFLSDKENGTGPFRLANWQRGQRVELEKNPDYWQAGKPYLDGVELVQVPEDTTRLFQLRAGDIDIASNVPFNTMEELKADPALTVMTPQVSRVDVININHTHEPFNDVKIRQAINYAVDKEMMIKTVLMGNGEPATSYLPKMKFFNDQLEGYKYNLEKAKQLMAESSKPQGFKTKLLISSGDETDRQIAVIVKDQLAALGIEVEIQMMEPGAAYEAVNTMNYDLATTYFSTDIIDPDELTSFEVVSTGGTDAYHTGYKNPKVDELADKARAELDEEKRKEMYMEIQKLVSEDATFLFLYYKPASYAVQNYVKGFNVLSTGNYRLEEVWLNK, from the coding sequence ATGGTACGCACACCACATTACGTGAAAAAGGGTTTTCTCAGTGTCATCGCATTCCTGTTGGTTTTGGGAACCGTCGCTTGTTCCTCTACACAGGAAACCAGTCAAGGAAATGCAAGCAATCCGACCGGCACGACAGCCCAGCCTGCAGCAACACCAGCACCGAGTAATGCAAGCGACGACAATACACCAAAGCCGGGCGGCATCCTCAAGCTCGCTCGCGCCCAAGACCTTTCCAATCTGGACCCGATCGTTCCGGGTGACAACATGACGATTTGGACACTTTTGTTGATGTACGACCAATTGGTTCGCGTCTCTGCAGATGGAAACGGGATCGAGCCTGCCCTGGCAACCGACTGGAAAATCTCAGATGACAAGAAAACGTACACCTTCAATCTGCGAAAAGACGTGAAGTTCCACGATGGCTCCATCATGACACCGGCAGACGTCAAATTCTCGCTTGATCGCGCGAGAGGCGAGGGCTCCAACTGGAGCTGGATTTATACCGGCATTGAATCGGTAGAGGTGTCCGGCGAAAACCAAGTGACCATCAAAACGAAAACACCGTACGCTCCGCTGCTTTCCTCCCTGGCCCTGTTCAGCAGCTCGATTGTGTCGGAGAAGGCAGTCAAGGAGAAAGGAAAGGAATTCTTGAGCGACAAGGAAAACGGGACTGGACCGTTCCGCTTGGCAAACTGGCAGCGCGGCCAGAGAGTAGAGCTGGAGAAAAATCCGGACTACTGGCAAGCGGGCAAGCCGTACTTGGATGGCGTCGAGCTGGTGCAAGTGCCAGAAGATACGACTCGCTTGTTCCAGCTGCGCGCGGGAGATATCGATATCGCTTCCAACGTTCCCTTTAACACCATGGAAGAATTAAAAGCAGATCCGGCTTTGACCGTCATGACCCCGCAGGTATCCCGCGTGGATGTCATCAATATCAATCACACCCATGAGCCGTTCAACGACGTGAAAATACGCCAAGCCATTAACTACGCGGTAGACAAAGAGATGATGATCAAAACCGTACTGATGGGGAATGGCGAACCCGCTACCTCCTACCTGCCAAAAATGAAGTTCTTCAACGATCAGCTCGAAGGATACAAGTACAATCTGGAAAAGGCAAAACAATTGATGGCGGAATCATCGAAACCACAAGGCTTTAAGACGAAGCTTCTGATCAGCTCGGGTGATGAGACTGACCGTCAGATTGCGGTCATTGTCAAAGACCAATTGGCTGCTCTGGGCATTGAAGTAGAAATTCAAATGATGGAGCCGGGTGCAGCATACGAGGCTGTCAACACGATGAATTACGATCTGGCGACTACTTACTTCTCCACGGATATTATCGACCCGGATGAACTGACCAGCTTTGAAGTCGTCTCCACTGGCGGTACAGACGCGTACCACACGGGCTACAAAAATCCAAAAGTAGACGAACTGGCAGACAAGGCACGGGCCGAACTGGACGAAGAAAAGCGTAAAGAAATGTACATGGAGATTCAAAAACTGGTCAGCGAAGATGCGACATTCCTGTTCCTCTATTACAAACCAGCTTCCTATGCGGTTCAAAATTACGTCAAAGGCTTCAACGTTTTGTCCACGGGGAACTATCGGCTTGAGGAAGTTTGGCTCAATAAGTAA
- a CDS encoding endonuclease/exonuclease/phosphatase family protein, translating into MNIVAWNCRQAFRKKVGRLASFCPQLAVISECESLEKLAGCHETLFTHAVWAGDNPHKGLGVFGASAYPLTVHPAYDDRFHWILPVRVTAQKPFTLLAVWTKGHKDRKQSYVGQLFLALQHYRTLLLEETCLVVGDLNSNAIWDHLPRVGNHTAVVRMLREHGLESAYHWLHREEHGAESVPTYYFQHHREKGYHIDYSFLPAEWMQRVESVHVGTFEEWREWSDHVPVVVKVGNEAIRLD; encoded by the coding sequence ATGAATATCGTCGCGTGGAACTGCAGGCAAGCCTTTCGCAAAAAAGTGGGGAGGCTGGCCTCCTTTTGCCCGCAGCTCGCGGTCATTTCCGAGTGCGAGTCGCTGGAAAAGCTGGCGGGCTGCCATGAAACTCTCTTTACGCACGCCGTATGGGCAGGGGACAATCCCCATAAAGGGCTCGGGGTGTTCGGCGCATCCGCGTATCCGTTAACGGTGCATCCTGCCTATGACGACCGCTTTCACTGGATCTTGCCAGTTCGGGTTACCGCCCAGAAGCCATTTACCTTGCTTGCCGTTTGGACCAAGGGCCATAAGGATCGAAAGCAGAGCTACGTCGGGCAGCTGTTTTTGGCTCTCCAGCATTACCGGACGCTGCTACTCGAGGAGACCTGCCTCGTCGTAGGGGATCTGAACAGCAATGCGATATGGGACCATCTCCCGAGAGTGGGAAATCATACAGCAGTGGTACGGATGTTGAGGGAGCATGGGCTGGAAAGTGCTTATCACTGGCTTCACCGCGAAGAGCATGGTGCGGAATCCGTCCCTACGTACTATTTCCAACATCACAGGGAGAAGGGGTACCATATTGATTACAGCTTCTTGCCAGCGGAGTGGATGCAGAGGGTGGAGTCTGTCCATGTAGGGACGTTTGAGGAATGGCGAGAGTGGAGTGATCATGTGCCAGTGGTCGTGAAGGTTGGTAACGAAGCGATTCGGTTAGACTAA